The following are from one region of the Rosistilla carotiformis genome:
- a CDS encoding HEAT repeat domain-containing protein, producing MVRKPWAFTLVVMVVVLATTSTQEASAYSPEHPDVVRMIDRGIAFLRSQEKEHGHHEEGAKMLKAYAIYKVNHEPDDPLVREGVAAAVAYIEKQTKAKSVDHYMSYAGAFAMLLLIDVDPIKHRSAIERMSRYYLGLQKPHGGFGYPNGPEGDNSQNQYAVLSMWSLRKAGFEVPPEIMERLAIYLLQTQDPSGMWGYFGIIGNRGLVKQERTRLSLTSACAGSLLIAGDFFDFYKDRARRKQKIDNDSGLPPALAIHDEKSEQSAAAVKTSQLKPPMIETAVGRSMNFYNKTAFKFSNFPNSLGFYYYALYAHERFMSFVENSRGEYENEPAWYNQGVEDLKRHQDPDGGFGGAAARKAGMSPHLSPSENTAFAVLFLIRSTKKAIGQLSTGTMQGGYGLPKSTKGMQTKGGQLIDAPKAGSVGGMLDLLEQGGDDVDDKAIYDSLILSKDPQERADQLKRLKRMVKGGPYKTRRAAARMLGQSSDMDIVPTLIFALTDPDKTVQREARNGLRFVSRRFEGFGLPDDPTPKQVDAAVKAWKEWYLLSNPSYLFLDEG from the coding sequence ATGGTTCGGAAACCTTGGGCTTTCACTCTGGTGGTCATGGTAGTCGTTTTGGCAACGACTTCCACTCAGGAAGCGTCTGCATATTCGCCTGAACATCCAGATGTGGTCCGCATGATCGATCGCGGGATCGCATTCCTGCGTTCGCAAGAGAAGGAACATGGGCACCACGAGGAAGGTGCCAAAATGTTGAAGGCCTATGCCATCTACAAGGTGAATCACGAACCCGACGACCCGCTGGTCCGCGAGGGTGTGGCAGCCGCAGTGGCATACATCGAAAAACAAACGAAAGCGAAATCGGTCGACCACTACATGTCGTACGCCGGCGCGTTCGCAATGCTGCTGTTGATCGATGTCGACCCGATTAAGCACCGATCCGCGATTGAGCGGATGTCCCGCTACTACTTGGGGTTGCAAAAGCCACACGGCGGTTTCGGGTACCCCAATGGCCCCGAAGGGGACAATTCGCAGAACCAATATGCGGTGCTGTCGATGTGGTCGCTACGAAAGGCGGGCTTCGAAGTCCCCCCGGAAATCATGGAACGGCTGGCGATCTACCTGCTGCAAACGCAAGATCCATCGGGAATGTGGGGCTATTTTGGAATCATCGGCAACCGCGGATTGGTCAAGCAGGAACGAACGCGGTTGTCACTGACGTCCGCGTGCGCAGGTAGTCTGTTGATCGCAGGCGACTTTTTTGATTTCTACAAGGACCGGGCGCGTCGCAAGCAGAAAATCGACAATGACAGTGGATTGCCCCCCGCGTTGGCGATCCACGACGAGAAGTCCGAACAGTCGGCCGCTGCGGTAAAAACATCGCAACTGAAGCCCCCCATGATCGAAACGGCCGTGGGCCGCTCGATGAACTTTTACAACAAGACAGCGTTTAAGTTCTCAAACTTCCCTAACTCACTGGGTTTTTACTACTACGCGCTCTACGCCCACGAGCGGTTTATGAGCTTCGTCGAGAACTCGCGCGGCGAATATGAAAACGAGCCGGCCTGGTACAACCAGGGCGTCGAAGATTTAAAACGGCACCAAGACCCCGACGGAGGGTTCGGAGGAGCAGCTGCCCGCAAGGCAGGCATGTCGCCTCACCTCTCTCCGAGCGAAAACACTGCCTTCGCAGTTCTGTTCCTGATTCGCAGCACGAAGAAAGCCATTGGCCAGCTGAGTACCGGGACGATGCAGGGCGGGTACGGCCTTCCCAAAAGTACCAAGGGGATGCAGACCAAGGGGGGCCAGTTGATCGATGCTCCCAAGGCGGGCAGCGTTGGCGGAATGCTCGATTTGCTCGAACAGGGTGGCGACGATGTCGACGACAAGGCGATCTACGATTCGCTGATCCTGTCGAAAGATCCGCAGGAACGAGCCGACCAATTGAAGCGGCTGAAGCGAATGGTCAAAGGCGGCCCCTACAAGACCCGCCGCGCGGCGGCTCGAATGCTGGGGCAGAGCAGCGACATGGACATCGTGCCGACGCTGATCTTCGCTCTGACCGACCCCGACAAAACGGTGCAACGCGAAGCGCGTAATGGCTTGCGTTTTGTCAGCCGCCGTTTCGAAGGCTTTGGCCTGCCCGACGACCCGACGCCCAAACAAGTCGACGCGGCCGTCAAAGCTTGGAAAGAGTGGTATCTGCTTTCGAATCCCTCTTACCTTTTCCTGGATGAGGGCTGA
- a CDS encoding glycosyltransferase family 4 protein, which yields MWTIARTLACASDDLAISILLSESRRPANAVVDHVELHTILDPLKSIRLQVSQSLNLQALKQVRVRSLLRLAWQVPLLAVTRPFRDRRPIATHIAEHIRQIEPAICLVFGTGSDQLACIRAANEIGAKSIACIVSNADAPSFSDDMQVTARNEYGETVQARQETLRLASAIICQTQWQQDQVRRTLNLEAHRIKGGITIDRWAPLKPRMHSKGPVLWIGRYDTWHKRPWLCLEIAKRCPELQFEMILNPGSVIVEQELREAVPDNVKILGFVPYAEMPQRYHNALAYLSTGAAEFEGFPNVILESSAAGTPIVSLEDFDGYLSASGAGWGTDNDLDVAAQRLRELNENAATWQRCSEAAQRWVRSEHSIGINSERYKERIDQLLEEAS from the coding sequence ATGTGGACGATTGCTAGGACGCTGGCTTGCGCTAGCGACGACTTGGCGATCTCCATCCTTTTGAGCGAATCGCGACGACCAGCCAACGCGGTCGTGGATCATGTCGAACTGCATACCATCCTGGACCCGCTCAAAAGCATCCGGCTTCAGGTGTCGCAGAGTCTGAACCTGCAAGCTCTCAAGCAGGTTCGCGTTCGGTCCTTGTTGCGATTGGCGTGGCAGGTTCCCTTGCTCGCTGTCACCCGTCCGTTTCGAGATCGTCGTCCGATAGCAACCCACATCGCGGAGCACATTCGCCAAATCGAACCGGCTATCTGTTTGGTGTTTGGGACGGGCAGCGACCAACTGGCTTGCATCCGCGCAGCAAATGAAATCGGGGCAAAGTCGATCGCATGCATCGTTTCCAACGCGGACGCTCCCTCCTTTTCTGACGACATGCAGGTCACCGCACGCAATGAATACGGGGAGACCGTGCAAGCCCGTCAGGAGACACTTCGCCTCGCCTCGGCAATCATCTGTCAAACTCAGTGGCAGCAGGATCAGGTGCGGAGGACGTTGAACCTTGAAGCCCATCGCATCAAAGGGGGCATCACGATTGACCGCTGGGCCCCGTTGAAGCCACGCATGCATTCCAAGGGGCCTGTGTTATGGATCGGCCGGTACGATACTTGGCACAAGCGGCCTTGGTTGTGCTTGGAGATTGCGAAACGATGCCCCGAGCTGCAGTTTGAAATGATCCTGAACCCAGGAAGCGTGATTGTTGAACAAGAGCTTCGCGAGGCGGTGCCCGACAACGTGAAGATTCTTGGTTTCGTGCCCTACGCCGAGATGCCCCAGCGCTACCACAATGCCTTAGCCTACTTATCAACAGGGGCAGCCGAATTTGAAGGCTTTCCGAATGTGATTCTCGAGTCTTCTGCAGCGGGCACCCCGATCGTTTCCCTCGAAGATTTCGACGGCTATCTTTCGGCGTCCGGAGCCGGTTGGGGGACCGACAACGACCTCGACGTTGCCGCTCAGCGGCTTCGCGAACTCAATGAGAATGCTGCGACCTGGCAGCGCTGCTCCGAAGCAGCCCAGCGCTGGGTGCGTTCAGAGCACTCGATCGGTATCAATAGCGAACGCTACAAAGAACGGATCGATCAGCTGCTCGAGGAAGCTTCGTAA
- a CDS encoding outer membrane protein assembly factor BamB family protein: protein MMNVRVASLIAATLLAASQGGCKRAPEKVVSELPEIKDVPIVELPHTAAWGSFRGPGMEGHAPDQPLPTSWGEDQNVLWARDLPGLGHASPILVDNMVVLPTAMEEQERQLVIAYDRSDGRELWSRVIHEGNFVDESQLHQKSSQANSTLACNGKQIFAVFLNDAKVVLSALGLDGTLLWQTDVSKFQSRNGFGASPVLYKSLVICPTDNNGGGNIVAIDGASGEVVWRTDRGAHNTYSSANVCFFGEDRDAQLLISGGEGITSYAPETGKINWVAHSECDVTCGTMICGGDYTFASGGVPGNETICLDRLGTTIWTNQVKVYEPSLLYVEGYLYAVTDNGIAYCWEASTGEECWRKRLGKNFSASPWTCNGLIYVTNVVGDTTVFEANPDEFKEVAKNHLGTDCFASPAIDDSRIYMRVGVEGENGRQERLYCLGDES, encoded by the coding sequence ATGATGAACGTCCGGGTTGCTTCCTTGATTGCCGCGACTCTCCTGGCTGCGAGTCAGGGGGGATGCAAACGCGCCCCTGAAAAAGTCGTTTCCGAGTTGCCTGAAATAAAGGACGTTCCAATCGTGGAGCTTCCGCACACGGCCGCTTGGGGGTCGTTTCGTGGACCGGGCATGGAAGGACACGCCCCCGACCAGCCTTTGCCCACCTCATGGGGAGAGGACCAAAATGTTCTCTGGGCGAGAGACTTGCCTGGCCTTGGGCATGCATCTCCGATTCTTGTTGACAACATGGTGGTGTTGCCGACGGCGATGGAGGAACAGGAACGGCAGCTCGTGATCGCGTATGATCGCTCCGATGGTCGTGAGCTGTGGAGTCGCGTCATCCACGAGGGGAACTTTGTCGACGAGAGCCAGTTGCATCAAAAAAGCAGCCAGGCAAATTCAACGCTGGCCTGCAACGGCAAGCAAATTTTCGCAGTGTTCTTGAACGATGCGAAGGTTGTTCTCTCGGCGTTGGGACTCGATGGAACGTTGCTTTGGCAAACCGACGTGAGCAAGTTTCAGTCGAGAAATGGCTTTGGCGCCTCCCCCGTGCTCTACAAGTCACTCGTCATCTGCCCAACGGACAACAACGGCGGCGGAAACATCGTCGCCATCGACGGTGCTTCGGGCGAGGTCGTCTGGCGCACCGACCGCGGTGCCCACAACACGTATTCGTCCGCCAATGTTTGCTTCTTCGGTGAGGACCGGGATGCTCAGCTGCTGATCAGCGGAGGAGAGGGAATCACCAGCTACGCCCCCGAAACAGGGAAGATCAACTGGGTCGCTCACTCCGAATGTGATGTCACCTGCGGAACGATGATTTGTGGTGGCGATTACACGTTTGCGTCGGGGGGCGTCCCTGGGAACGAGACGATCTGTTTAGATCGTCTCGGGACGACGATCTGGACGAATCAGGTGAAGGTCTACGAACCCTCGCTTTTGTACGTCGAAGGATACCTGTACGCGGTCACCGACAATGGCATCGCGTATTGTTGGGAAGCGTCCACTGGAGAGGAGTGCTGGAGGAAACGCTTGGGGAAAAACTTCAGCGCGTCCCCTTGGACCTGCAACGGGCTGATCTATGTGACCAATGTTGTGGGGGACACGACCGTTTTTGAAGCCAACCCCGATGAGTTCAAAGAAGTTGCCAAAAACCACCTAGGCACCGATTGCTTTGCCTCTCCTGCTATCGACGATAGCCGAATCTACATGCGTGTGGGAGTCGAGGGTGAGAACGGTCGCCAGGAAAGACTCTACTGCCTCGGTGACGAATCGTAG
- a CDS encoding PVC-type heme-binding CxxCH protein, whose translation MGLAVLALMGLAVVSVAIWNRFAKPTTPDPGFDTTMREPSQAVAGLDVAEGLTVTLFASEPQCINPASIDIDHRGRVWVCEIANYRQHHEDARPQGDRIVIIEDTDADGVADKHSVFYQGPDINSPHGVCVLGEHVFVSAGDKIIRFTDSDGDDKPDEKQTLFSGISGVQHDHGIHAVSFGPDGKLYFNFGNEGRQIKDKEGKPIVDLAGNVVSTQQLPYQEGMLFRCDLDGSHFETLGWNLRNSWMVAVDSFGSMWLSDNDDGDASVRLNYVLEFGNYGFRDEMTGAGWHTERTGMSAEKPRQHWHLDDPGVVPSLLHTGGGAPAGITCYEGELLPQLLGNLIHTDAGVNVCRAYDVEADLAGFRCQGKDLLLGARDSWFRPTDAKVAPDGSILVADWYDPGVGGHMMGDTKRGRLFRITPADHDGSYRIPSLQLDDVPAAVAALTNPNAATRYRAWQALQSFGDSAVEPLGELAQSDNPIHRARAIWFLGNLPDQADKVLAQAAQDPDPRIRIVSIRLARQLQRDVCDALPSLFRDPSPQVRRELAIALRESESPAAATRWAELAQQYDGEDRWYLEALGIGSDQNADACFDAWLAAVGSNWNSQAGRNLVWRSRARKACSLLAEILNSPQLPRSEHARFLRAFDFHSGIEKQLALRSLVDQGYDVHPEEVFTRLNARDASTSAVATDALLLFVRSNVYTSQSLDLIERYAIVDVAHELATRLLDDASGTLSVRAAEVLFKLNAAQPLIDAMESSEPERAAKAIHLVSLTAGKQAVPLLMPLALRSKLPMELRIAAADGLAARTDGQAALLKHLQTDDLPAPIQVSIRDVLLASPVQSVADAAAERLASQESGEAMAMPLVDQLIRERGDAAAGAIVFRDAGNCASCHRYNGIGKEIGPDLTDIGKRLSPSALYSAILTPNAAITHGYETHTLLSSDGQIVSGVLISQTDDAVTIRTAQGIDRTIRRDEVDELQKQPQSIMPANLHLKLTRGQLIDLAEYLMASPTKAQPPE comes from the coding sequence ATGGGGCTCGCTGTCCTGGCTCTCATGGGCCTCGCGGTCGTTTCTGTTGCCATCTGGAATCGCTTTGCCAAGCCGACGACTCCGGATCCCGGATTCGATACGACGATGCGCGAGCCTTCGCAGGCGGTTGCTGGGCTCGATGTCGCGGAGGGGCTGACGGTGACGCTATTTGCCTCCGAACCTCAGTGTATCAACCCTGCCAGTATCGACATCGACCACCGGGGCCGCGTTTGGGTCTGTGAGATCGCCAATTATCGCCAGCATCACGAAGATGCTCGTCCTCAAGGCGATCGAATCGTCATTATCGAGGACACCGACGCGGACGGGGTTGCTGACAAACACAGCGTCTTCTACCAAGGTCCGGATATCAATTCGCCCCACGGAGTCTGCGTCTTAGGGGAGCACGTGTTCGTGTCCGCTGGAGACAAGATCATTCGATTTACCGACTCCGATGGCGATGACAAACCAGATGAAAAACAGACCTTGTTTTCCGGCATTTCGGGAGTCCAGCACGACCACGGAATCCACGCGGTTTCGTTTGGTCCGGACGGCAAACTTTACTTCAACTTTGGAAACGAGGGCCGGCAAATCAAGGATAAGGAGGGCAAGCCGATCGTGGACCTCGCTGGAAATGTTGTTTCGACGCAACAGCTTCCCTACCAAGAAGGGATGCTATTTCGATGCGATCTCGATGGCAGTCATTTTGAAACGCTCGGATGGAATTTACGCAACAGCTGGATGGTGGCCGTCGATTCTTTTGGCTCGATGTGGCTGTCCGATAACGACGACGGCGACGCTTCGGTGCGTCTTAATTATGTTCTGGAATTCGGTAACTATGGCTTCCGGGATGAAATGACCGGGGCCGGTTGGCATACGGAAAGGACGGGGATGAGCGCTGAGAAACCGCGTCAACACTGGCACTTAGACGACCCTGGTGTGGTCCCCAGCCTGTTGCACACCGGAGGTGGCGCCCCGGCGGGGATTACGTGCTACGAGGGGGAGCTTCTGCCGCAATTGCTGGGCAATCTGATTCATACCGATGCCGGGGTGAATGTTTGCCGAGCCTACGATGTCGAAGCGGACTTGGCGGGTTTCCGTTGTCAAGGAAAGGACTTGTTGTTGGGCGCGCGCGACTCATGGTTTCGCCCCACCGATGCCAAGGTGGCTCCCGACGGATCGATTTTGGTCGCCGATTGGTACGATCCAGGAGTCGGCGGTCACATGATGGGTGACACCAAGCGGGGACGCTTGTTTCGGATCACGCCCGCCGATCACGATGGAAGCTATCGTATCCCTTCCTTGCAACTAGACGATGTTCCCGCAGCGGTGGCCGCCCTGACGAATCCGAATGCCGCGACGCGCTATCGAGCTTGGCAAGCGTTGCAAAGCTTTGGGGATTCCGCTGTGGAGCCCCTTGGGGAACTGGCTCAATCCGACAACCCCATCCATCGCGCTCGGGCCATTTGGTTTTTGGGGAATCTGCCCGACCAAGCTGATAAGGTGCTCGCTCAAGCAGCACAGGACCCGGACCCCAGAATTCGCATCGTAAGTATCCGGCTAGCGCGTCAGTTGCAGCGAGACGTTTGTGATGCGTTGCCGTCGTTGTTCCGCGACCCTTCGCCGCAAGTGCGCCGTGAACTTGCGATCGCCTTGCGTGAAAGCGAATCCCCTGCTGCGGCAACTCGTTGGGCCGAGCTGGCGCAACAATATGATGGAGAGGATCGTTGGTATCTGGAGGCATTGGGAATCGGATCGGATCAAAATGCGGATGCATGCTTCGACGCGTGGTTGGCCGCGGTGGGATCGAATTGGAACAGCCAGGCGGGGCGGAATCTTGTTTGGCGTTCGCGAGCCCGCAAGGCCTGTAGCTTGCTGGCTGAAATCTTGAATTCGCCACAGCTTCCGCGCTCGGAACACGCACGCTTTCTGCGTGCGTTCGACTTTCATTCGGGAATTGAAAAACAGCTCGCGCTGCGAAGCCTGGTGGACCAGGGCTACGACGTCCATCCAGAAGAGGTCTTTACCAGGCTCAATGCCCGCGACGCTTCCACTTCCGCCGTGGCGACGGACGCTTTGCTGCTGTTTGTCCGGTCCAACGTTTACACATCCCAATCGCTCGATCTGATTGAACGGTACGCAATCGTCGATGTCGCGCATGAACTTGCCACGCGTCTGTTGGACGATGCAAGCGGCACCTTAAGTGTCCGGGCGGCCGAGGTGCTTTTCAAATTGAACGCGGCACAGCCGCTGATCGATGCGATGGAATCATCCGAACCGGAGCGTGCCGCCAAAGCGATCCATCTGGTCAGTTTGACGGCTGGCAAGCAAGCCGTTCCGCTGCTGATGCCTCTGGCGTTGCGGTCCAAGTTGCCAATGGAGCTACGCATTGCGGCAGCGGACGGATTGGCGGCGCGGACCGACGGACAAGCGGCTTTGTTAAAACACCTTCAGACAGATGATCTGCCGGCACCAATCCAAGTTTCCATCCGCGATGTGTTGTTGGCGTCTCCGGTGCAATCGGTCGCAGACGCTGCTGCGGAAAGGTTGGCGTCGCAGGAGTCCGGCGAAGCGATGGCGATGCCTTTGGTGGATCAGTTGATTCGCGAACGAGGGGATGCGGCCGCGGGCGCTATCGTCTTTCGCGATGCCGGTAATTGCGCCAGCTGCCATCGGTACAACGGAATCGGAAAAGAAATTGGTCCCGATTTGACCGACATTGGGAAGCGTCTTTCCCCTTCGGCACTCTACTCCGCTATCCTAACTCCCAACGCGGCAATCACTCATGGCTATGAGACGCACACGTTATTGTCGTCCGACGGCCAGATTGTGTCGGGAGTATTGATCAGCCAAACCGACGATGCTGTCACCATTCGAACGGCTCAAGGGATCGATCGGACGATTCGGCGCGACGAGGTGGATGAACTGCAGAAGCAACCGCAATCGATAATGCCCGCCAACTTGCATCTGAAACTCACTCGCGGACAGCTAATTGATCTGGCCGAGTACTTGATGGCCTCCCCCACGAAAGCTCAGCCGCCCGAATGA
- a CDS encoding lipopolysaccharide biosynthesis protein has product MSPVPSLKMNRRLAALAKRFQLDRSLLWVLAARIWQVVSGPLTICLIGIYLSLDEQGVYYGIFSFLTIQAFFELGLLSVLITFAGHEAASLNVHSPPALEDEAWQRAAMRMAELLRASRRWFAAAGVVYGGVALLMGWNVLSDLEFTNPVAWHWPLVLVLPCAALTVVWSPDVAILEGIGLRETVYRIRLLQAFSGSLVVWGCLTMGLGIWSVVAATATQTLWTGYLVAVHGRPVFKPILAQVGQSAEFSWRKDVVPFQWKVAVNGVLYYVTTQCFVLIILWFSKDSAEAGRLGMTLTATAAIQMLAMAWVQAKYPVAASLHGAGEREQAGTMWRQIAISSSALLVLAFVALTLLVMLLPWLDSRFENRFVSPEIVAMLGLGCLANHLSAIQSFYILSRRFPPLMIMIPAMIISASSIWLAGYFYSTWGIACAYAASFWLVLLPLQTWGYLKLRKR; this is encoded by the coding sequence ATGAGTCCCGTCCCTTCATTAAAAATGAACCGCCGATTGGCTGCCTTGGCGAAGCGATTCCAGCTCGACCGGTCTTTGCTTTGGGTCCTTGCGGCCCGCATCTGGCAGGTTGTGTCGGGGCCGCTGACGATTTGTCTGATCGGGATTTATTTGTCTCTCGACGAACAGGGCGTCTATTACGGAATCTTCAGTTTTCTGACGATTCAGGCGTTCTTCGAACTGGGCCTGTTGAGTGTGCTGATTACGTTTGCTGGACATGAGGCCGCGTCGCTGAACGTTCACTCTCCTCCCGCGTTGGAAGACGAAGCTTGGCAACGCGCTGCAATGCGGATGGCGGAACTGCTGCGAGCATCGCGACGGTGGTTCGCTGCCGCCGGTGTGGTCTACGGGGGCGTGGCGCTGTTGATGGGGTGGAATGTGCTAAGCGATTTGGAGTTCACCAATCCGGTCGCCTGGCATTGGCCCTTGGTGCTGGTACTTCCCTGTGCCGCGTTGACGGTCGTTTGGTCTCCCGATGTCGCAATCCTGGAAGGGATTGGGCTCCGCGAAACGGTCTATCGGATTCGCCTGCTGCAGGCGTTCTCGGGCAGCCTCGTCGTCTGGGGTTGCTTGACCATGGGGCTGGGGATTTGGAGTGTTGTTGCCGCAACGGCAACGCAGACCCTTTGGACGGGGTACTTGGTTGCCGTCCATGGGCGACCGGTATTCAAGCCGATCTTGGCTCAAGTGGGCCAATCCGCGGAGTTTTCGTGGCGGAAAGATGTCGTTCCCTTCCAGTGGAAGGTGGCCGTCAATGGCGTGCTCTACTACGTTACCACGCAATGTTTTGTGCTGATCATCCTGTGGTTCAGCAAGGACAGCGCCGAGGCGGGACGATTGGGGATGACGTTAACCGCGACCGCAGCAATCCAGATGCTTGCGATGGCCTGGGTGCAAGCCAAGTACCCGGTTGCTGCAAGTTTGCATGGGGCTGGCGAACGAGAACAAGCCGGGACGATGTGGCGGCAGATTGCAATCAGTTCGTCCGCCTTGCTGGTGTTGGCTTTCGTTGCTTTAACCCTTCTGGTCATGCTGCTGCCTTGGTTAGATTCCCGTTTCGAGAACCGCTTTGTGTCGCCTGAGATTGTTGCGATGTTAGGGCTCGGTTGCTTGGCAAACCATCTGTCAGCGATTCAATCCTTTTACATCTTATCGCGTCGCTTTCCGCCATTGATGATCATGATCCCGGCAATGATCATTTCAGCCTCATCGATTTGGCTGGCGGGCTATTTCTATTCGACGTGGGGCATCGCGTGTGCCTACGCAGCTTCGTTCTGGTTGGTCTTACTTCCGCTGCAAACCTGGGGCTATCTGAAGCTTCGAAAGCGGTGA
- a CDS encoding DUF6513 domain-containing protein, with protein MENASKNDGLGCHYHFITGRLAEHSLRQVVESVAARAGFDYSIGVMPITVAALITPKWLARHLDVPAQATEVILPGYCVRGLAEIAAMLDVPVQCGPKDLSDLPNFFSLSSKKRSLNDFDIEIVAEINHAPSRPVDELLALASGYAACGADIIDLGCNPEQRWDGIKRVVPMLRDLGLRVSIDTLDPFEAAGACAAGAELVLSVNRSNREMAVDWGTEVVVIPDTPDAIETMDETAEYLTQRNVPIRLDPILEPIGFGFAASLNRYIETRRRHPDAAMMMGIGNLSELTDVDSAGVNFLLLGICQELGIQSVLTTQVINWARSSVAECDLARRMVYAACKERIPPKNLSDALVMLRDPRLSELPAGHTEQLADQIKDNNFRLFAQGDEIRLVSRDLHLVGDDPFEIFEALLATEQGEKVDASHAFYLGFEMCKALTAITLGKRYEQDESLRWGHLTRDEKHHRLSGKRRQKKSAD; from the coding sequence ATGGAAAACGCAAGTAAAAACGATGGTTTGGGATGCCATTACCACTTCATTACCGGCCGCCTCGCCGAGCATTCGTTGAGGCAGGTTGTTGAATCGGTTGCTGCTCGCGCTGGGTTCGATTATTCGATCGGCGTGATGCCGATCACTGTGGCGGCTCTGATTACGCCAAAGTGGCTTGCACGACATTTGGATGTACCGGCGCAAGCGACCGAGGTGATCCTGCCCGGCTACTGCGTTCGAGGTCTTGCGGAGATCGCCGCGATGCTGGATGTGCCCGTCCAATGCGGTCCCAAAGACCTTAGCGATCTGCCAAATTTTTTTTCGCTTTCTAGCAAAAAAAGATCGCTCAACGACTTCGATATCGAAATTGTGGCGGAAATTAATCACGCTCCCAGTCGTCCCGTCGACGAGCTTTTGGCGCTCGCAAGTGGCTATGCCGCATGCGGCGCCGACATCATCGACTTGGGATGCAATCCCGAACAGCGATGGGATGGTATCAAACGAGTCGTGCCGATGTTGCGCGATCTCGGCTTGCGCGTCTCGATCGATACGCTCGATCCGTTCGAAGCGGCCGGTGCGTGCGCCGCCGGTGCCGAATTGGTCCTTTCGGTCAATCGCAGTAACCGCGAGATGGCAGTCGATTGGGGAACCGAGGTGGTCGTGATTCCCGACACTCCCGATGCGATCGAAACGATGGACGAAACGGCTGAATATCTGACGCAGCGGAACGTGCCGATCCGGTTGGATCCGATCTTGGAACCGATCGGATTTGGGTTTGCCGCAAGCTTGAATCGCTATATCGAAACGCGGCGGCGGCATCCCGACGCGGCGATGATGATGGGGATCGGAAATCTAAGCGAATTAACCGACGTCGACTCCGCCGGCGTCAATTTTCTGCTGCTGGGGATCTGTCAGGAACTGGGCATTCAAAGCGTGTTGACGACCCAGGTGATCAATTGGGCTCGCAGCAGCGTCGCCGAATGCGATCTGGCTCGGCGGATGGTCTATGCGGCTTGCAAAGAGCGGATTCCGCCAAAGAACCTTAGCGATGCGTTGGTGATGTTGCGCGATCCGCGTCTAAGCGAACTGCCCGCCGGACATACCGAGCAATTGGCCGATCAGATCAAAGACAACAACTTCCGGTTGTTCGCTCAGGGGGACGAGATCAGGTTGGTCTCTCGCGATCTGCACCTGGTCGGCGACGATCCGTTTGAGATCTTCGAAGCTCTGCTGGCAACCGAGCAGGGGGAAAAGGTCGACGCTTCGCATGCCTTCTACCTCGGCTTTGAGATGTGCAAGGCGCTGACGGCAATCACGCTGGGGAAACGTTACGAGCAGGATGAGTCGCTGCGTTGGGGACATCTGACGCGCGACGAAAAGCATCACCGGCTCAGTGGCAAGCGTCGTCAAAAAAAGTCAGCTGATTAA
- a CDS encoding MBL fold metallo-hydrolase, whose translation MEVITLQSGSSGNCVYVETDGVRLLFDAGISGRQAQERLAQHGKDIHRVDALIISHDHSDHTSCMGVYHRKFGLPIYCTPATHAIVDRRKRLGRVSDVRHFDAGETLWFGQVAVETLSTPHDGADGVVFIIDNSRRRFGILTDLGHVFDGLEAAVASLDAVLIESNYDPVMLAEGPYPPALQERISGPGGHISNLEAARLLQRADSSRLQWACLAHLSDENNAPDVALQTHRQLLGSEFPVSCADRYLATDPLKVEDPCEGIVAVCDADEETSSNDHRTDDASQPSTPENAQSGKRKSSRKRIAAGFNQLTFFDDACH comes from the coding sequence ATGGAAGTGATCACGTTGCAATCGGGAAGCAGTGGCAATTGCGTGTACGTCGAAACCGACGGCGTGCGGTTGCTGTTCGATGCAGGGATCAGTGGTCGCCAAGCCCAAGAGCGACTGGCCCAACATGGCAAAGACATCCACCGCGTCGATGCCTTGATCATCTCCCACGATCACAGCGACCACACGAGCTGCATGGGCGTCTATCACCGCAAATTTGGCCTGCCGATCTATTGCACCCCCGCCACGCACGCGATCGTCGACCGTCGCAAACGGTTGGGGCGCGTCTCCGACGTCCGCCACTTCGATGCCGGCGAAACACTCTGGTTCGGGCAGGTCGCTGTCGAAACGCTCTCGACGCCTCACGACGGAGCCGACGGCGTCGTCTTCATCATCGATAACTCGCGTCGCCGATTCGGGATCCTGACCGATCTGGGACACGTCTTCGATGGGCTCGAAGCCGCAGTCGCCTCGCTGGACGCGGTCTTGATTGAAAGCAATTACGATCCCGTCATGCTCGCAGAAGGCCCCTACCCGCCGGCGCTGCAGGAACGGATCAGCGGTCCCGGCGGCCACATTTCGAATCTCGAAGCGGCGCGACTGCTGCAGCGCGCCGACAGCTCCCGATTGCAGTGGGCCTGCCTGGCGCATCTGTCGGACGAAAACAACGCTCCCGACGTCGCATTGCAAACGCACCGCCAACTGTTGGGCAGCGAGTTCCCGGTCTCGTGCGCCGATCGCTACCTAGCGACCGATCCATTAAAGGTCGAAGATCCATGCGAAGGGATCGTCGCGGTCTGCGATGCCGACGAGGAAACATCGTCGAACGATCACCGCACCGATGACGCTTCCCAACCGAGCACGCCCGAAAACGCACAGTCCGGTAAACGCAAATCGTCCCGCAAACGGATCGCAGCGGGATTTAATCAGCTGACTTTTTTTGACGACGCTTGCCACTGA